ATCAATCCAGTAATAAAACCCACTTCGAGAAACCCCAAACACATTAGCCATACGGACAATCTTATATTGCATCAGGTGTTCGAGCATAAACTCATAGCAATCTACTTTAGATTTTTCGTGAAGTAGATGGCGGCCTTTTTTACGATATCTAGCTTTTCAGCTTGCTCTGCTAATAATCGTTTGAATTGGGCATTTTCGGTGGCGAACTCCCTTTCTCAATCACTGACTTTCGCATCTTTTTTAACGGCTTTACGCCATCCATAGCTATGGGATTTATATAAAAATAGCTGCTGTGCAGCAGCGGCGACACCCACTTTCTCTGCTAACTTAAGTGCTTCAGCTTTAAGTTCAAGATCATGTTTGATTCGTGCTTTCTTAGTTGCCATTGTTCACCTCGTTAGTCATTGGACTCATTTAACTCAGTGTCCAAAACTTCTGGTGCGGATCACATCTTATTGATCTGACAAGTATTGTCTCTCATTTTGGTGTCCAGCGCCATTAGACCAGTACGTTTGAATGCACTACAAAGTGGGGACAAAAAGGGTAAAAAATTAATCTCAACCCTACAGATAACTAAAGCTTAATATAAGTTAGTGTGCAACTTATGTAATTTTCATATAATTCAAGCCCGTCCGTAACGACGATATAGAGCTTAAATTACGAAGATATAATAAACCCCTATTGCTTAGGCATACTTCACGACACATAGGGTTTGGAGTAAAATATACAATTTCCTTTAGGGTAGATAACCAAATAGGTCTGGTATAAAAAGAGAAAGCAATTTAGAACATCATTACCCTCCCTTATTTAATTAGCACCTAACAAAACGTCAATACTAGTCAATATAATATCTTTCTACTTTTTCATTAGACCACTATAATTAGTTACATCAATTAACCTGCTAATTATATTAGACAATTTTTCTTTGTCAGAAAAATAAAAAACCTCATGCTTAATTCTCTTCCTGTGAAGAAGATTTGCATTTCTAAGAATTTTTATATGCTTTGAGATATTCCCAATTGTTAAGCTATATCTAGCTGTCATCTGAGAAGTAGTCATAGGATTATCTCTAGTATCTATAAGTATTGATAGCCGGACTTTATCTGAGACAGATTTTAATTCATTCACCAGTTCTCGATCTACGAAGTTGTCTTCTGATTGGTTTTCATAAGACAGAGCATAGCTTAAGTTCAATTGCTCACTAAATGTATTCATATAATTATGCGGAAATAAAAACATCGAACTGTATACATTTATTTTCTTTATGGCACGATGAAAAGGAAAGTTAAACACAGGATATTCATTAATATTAGAGTATATAATTTGACCATATACGCAGGATAAGTTTTTATTTAATGATTTTAGAAGTATATTTGTATTACCATCCACTTTATACGATAAAGAAGATAGTGCAAAATCAGCACCCACCCTATTAGTGTGCCAGATAGAACGATAAACTTTTTTCCAAAACACGTTAATTGTATTAATTATTTGAGCTCTAATTTTATCCCGTGAGTATATAAAATTATACAGTTCTCTTTTATCGACATAAGAAGGATAAAACTGAGACATATCTAAAGATAATTCAGGAATATCAAGTAAACTCTGAAGCATTGCATCATCAAATTTGTGTTCACCAATTAAAAACTTACAGAACTCTAAATCACTGAGAGACGAAATATCCTCAAGAATGCTATCTATAGATCGCGGTATATTTTCTTTAGCATCAAGGCTAGTTACCATATCAAGTATCAACAACCAATCGTAAGTAATTTTTGAATAAGCAATAATATCGTCATAAAGCTCTTTAGAAATGACACTTACGATACTATTTAGCCTTTTATTCGTTATCTTTTTATCTTTGTTTTTTGCGATCGCATGTAAACAAGCCACCACATCAAATGCAGGACTATTCCGATAAGAGATCTTAATAGTATTGGTTGTACTCATTGCATTCATTGTAAAAAAATCCCACTACATTTTGTTAGCCTACAAGAAACGGCCACCATGATTCCAGAGTTTTAAGGTGACCGTAGTTCAAAGTATTATAACTTCGGTGGCGTACCTTCACCGTTGGAAAGAATCGCATCGATCTGTACTGAAGCACTCATTGGGATATCAGCCACACCAATCACGGTTCTTGCCGGCATATCACCCTTGAAGAACGTTGAGTAGATTTCATCTACTGCGTTTAAATCGGCAACATCTTTAAGCTGGATATTGATCTTAACAATGTCATCCATTTCATGACTGATGCTTTCAACAATCGCTTTGATGCTCTTCAGACATTGTTCTGCCTGCTCTTTCGCACCGCCAGCAACAAGCGCACCAGTTGCAACATCAACAGGAAGCTGAGCAGATACGTTGTTGTAGTGAGAAAATGCCACCGACTGAGTTGATAACGGGCTCTTAGGTGCTGCATCCGTGTTATTGGCTTTGATACCAATACCGTGTCTGTCTTCAACTGCTTGCGGTGGAGTACCGTCACCATGTGAAACTGTTGCATCGATTTGAACCAGTGCGTCCATCGGCAGGCCGGAAGCGGCAACCACTGAACGTGCTGGCATGTAACCAACTGTTCTTGCGATAGAAGAACTAGGAAAGAAGGTGGTGTACGCTTCATTTACCGCTTCTACGTCGTCCAGATTTTGAACATGAATGTTAATTTTGACGATGTCATCAAAAGGTACGTCGACACCTTCCATGATGGCTTTGATGTTTTTAAGACACTGAGTAGCTTGCTCTTTTGCGCCGCCAACTACGATGTTGCCTGTTTTAGGATTAACCGGTAGCTGAGCAGAGATGTGGTTGTAGTGCGAGAACGCGACAGAGTGAGTAGAGAGAGCGCTCACTGGTGCGCCTTCTGTGTTTCTTACTAACTTAATTAAGTCACACGGCTCCTGAGTACCAGAGCCTTCACCGTTAGTGATAACTGCATCCATCTGAACCAGAGCACCTTCCATTGGAAGGGCTGCTACTGCTAGTGCTGTGCGCGTTGGCAGATAGCCCGGGAAAAAGCCAATGTATTCTTCATCGATAGAATCAATATCCATGATATTTTTCATGTAAACATTGATACGAACCACATCAGTCATAGCGTGACCGATGCTTTCAACAATTGCTTTGATGTTCTCAAGACACTGTGCCGCTTGCACTTTTACGCCGCCTTCAACCATAGAACCGGTTTTAGGGTTAAGAGGAAGCTGTGCAGAGATATTGTTGTAGTGAGAAAATGCGACAGTTTGTGTAGATGCTGAACTTTCTGGTGCATTGCCTGTGTTTCGAGAATTTTTAATAATACCGCTCATGTCGATATTTCTCCTATTTATATAGGCCTAGTTTATAAGCTAACAGACTAGAAACGTTACTTGCTGATATGAGTACCTGTACTTCGGTTCATCACGTCTAAAGCCAGATACAAATCACCAATATGTCCAGTACCACCAGTTTCAGCAAAATTACAACATGCTGCTACTTTTGGACCCATTGAACCGGCCGCAAACTCATAAATTCCAATCTCATCAATAGTAACTGCTTCAAGTTTTCTTTCAGTTGGCAACCCCCAATCAACACACGCGTGAGTACCATCAGTAAGAATAAGAAGATCTGATGCTCCTACTTCATTAGCAATAAGCGCAGCGGTCATGTCTTTATCAATGACCGCTTCAAATCCGCTTAAAGTGCCTTTATTATCAATGACCGGAGCCCCACCACCTCCGCCACAAATTACAATGTGATCTTGCTCTAAAAGACATTTTATTGCATCAGATTCAACAATGGCCTTTGGTGCAGGGGAAGGAACTACCCGACGCCACTTATTGCCGTCAGGTTTTATCACCCAATTATTCTCTTCTGCTAATGAAACTGCTGTGTCCCGATCATAGATAGGACCAATAAACTTACTTGGATCAACAATGGCCGGATCATTCTCATCTACAGCTATTTGTGTTAATACTGTTGTAACATGCTTACCTGGTAATTTATTTTTAAGACTCTGTTGTATTAAGTAACCAATCATGCCCTGAGTTTCAGCCCCTAAGACATCAAACGGATATGACGGGCAATCTTGATATGCTAAGTTCTGAAGCGCAAGTAAGCCCACTTGCGGACCATTTCCATGAACAACTACCAATCGATATTTTTCATGTAATTTTGCCAAAGCTTCTGAAGTAGCAGAAATGCTCTTTTTTTGATTATCACAACTCATTATCTCACCACGTTGTAATAAGGCATTCCCACCGACAGCTACAACTAAAATTGGCTTGTGCATATTAAAAACCTCATTGATTGATATCATTAAACTTACTTAATTTTAGTTTAATAAGGTGTTGAACGAACAAATATTCATTCATTTAATATATCTAATTATTCAACACCTAATATTTTAAATTTCACTTAGGATTTTCGTTACTACAGTGCTTTAACTCTTAGTAAAGGCATAGACATACAACGAGGACCACCTCTTCCTTTTACTAGCTCAGCATCCGGAACTTTGATTACTTCAATACCAATATCTTCTAATTGTTTATTTGTAATATCATTACGAGAAAAAGCGATTACCTTTCCCGGAGCCAAAGTTAGTACATTCGCGCCTAAATTCCACATTTCACGAATGCCATCAACTAAATCACCATTTCCACAACTAATTAGCGTAACATGCTCGACTTCCAGAACTTGCTCAAAAATAGTTTTTAACTCTCCGCTCATTAATTCAATACTTAACTGTTCATCAAATAACTCAACACAGTAAACATTTATTTTTTCGCGGTCATCCATCATGGCATTTATTATAAACTTGTCGTGATCAACCATGGTCATGATGTCATCTAAGTGCATAGTTGATCGTTTTTTCTCAACCATATCAAAAACAACGACTCGTTCGAATCCATTTCTTAGCAGCTTTTCTGATAGGTTCTCAATTGCTCCGAAAGTCGTTCGTTCAGAACAGCCAATAGCGACCACTTTTTCAGACAATACCGCTACGTCCCCACCTTCAATACCATATTCTGCATCATCGTCGTACCAGTACTTAATATCGGAATTCACAAATCTTGGAACATATTTATGAATATATTTCAGTAGAAGTGGCTCTCGTTCTCTGAATCGCTTACTCATTCTAGAAATAATAGTACCATCACCCACACTTATGCTATTGTCACGCATATAATATACTGCTGACAATGGATCAACTACGTATGGATAATCACTCATAAGATAATTCGCCAGAGTTGGTTTATCAAATGAAAGTTCGTCTTTCCTTATACCTTGTAATACAACATCAATAAATTCTTCCTGTTTTTTTTCGATATATAATTTTTTAACTGCTAACTTTATAATTTCCGATTTTATATGACTTAAGCTAATAAATTCATTGATAAACTCTTCTTTTGCCTGAGGAATAAGCATTGCCTCAGAAAATAGATCTCTCATATAGACTACTTCAACACCGTTTTCTCTTAGCGCATTAGCAAAAAAATCATGTTCTTTTTGAGCAACCGGAAGGTACGGAGTGTCTTCAAACAACATATCTTGCAAATAGTCTGGATGAAGACGATTTAATTCTTCTCCAGGTCTGTGTAGCAGAACTCGCTTAAGTTCTCCAATTTCAGAGTGCACTTGAATATATTTTTCCATTTTAATAGCCTCTCAAAGATATAGCAGGCACAAACAAATCGAACATCATACCTGCATATTATTTTCCGTTTATTTAATTTTTAAAGTATCTATAAAAATATAGAATATTAGATGGTGGCAACCATAATAGATTTGATAGTGTGCATCCTATTTTCAGCTTCATCGAATACTACTGAATATTTCGCCCGGAACACTTCATCAGTCACTTCCCTACAATCAATATCCTGCTCATCAAGCGCTTTTTTAGCGAATGTAGTTTCAAAGTCATGATAAGCCGGCAAACAGTGCATAAAGATACAATCTTCAGTCCCAATATTGCTTACTAACTCTTGTGTTACCTGATATGGCTTCAGCAACGTTACACGTTCACGTAACTTATCTTCTTCACCCATTCCGGCCCATACGTCTGTGTAAATGACATCTACATCATTCAGTACTTTTTCATCGCTCACCAGTTCAATTTGGGCTCCAGTTTCTTTGGCAACAGCGTTTACTTCCTTAAGAATCGTTTCATCTGGATACAGTTCTTCCGGACCAAGAGCCACAAAGTGCATTCCCATCTTAGCTGCGCCATACATCCATGCGTAGCACATGTTGTTTCTCGTATCGCCAACAAAAGCAATTTTGACTTTATTTAATGGTTTATGAACATGCTCTTCAATAGTCATTAAGTCTGCTAAAATCTGTGTTGGGTGATCTACGTCTGTTAATCCATTCCACACAGGTACACCTGCGTATTTAGCAAGCTTTTCGACAACACTTTGTTCGTAGCCTCTGTACTCAATACCATCATAGTATCGACCTAGTACTTTCGCCGTATCTTCTAATGACTCTTTCTTACCCATTTGTGAGCTATTCGAATCTAAGAATGTTACATGAGCACCTTCTTGTCCTGCACCAACTTCAAACGCGCATCTAGTACGTGTTGATGTTTTTTCAAATAAAAGAACAATTTCTTTTCCATCAAGAAGTTTATCATTTATACCAGCCCGACATTTAGATTTCAGGTCATGAGATAAATCTAGTAAATACCTAATTTCCAATGGTGAAAAA
The DNA window shown above is from Vibrio artabrorum and carries:
- a CDS encoding ArsR/SmtB family transcription factor, translating into MSTTNTIKISYRNSPAFDVVACLHAIAKNKDKKITNKRLNSIVSVISKELYDDIIAYSKITYDWLLILDMVTSLDAKENIPRSIDSILEDISSLSDLEFCKFLIGEHKFDDAMLQSLLDIPELSLDMSQFYPSYVDKRELYNFIYSRDKIRAQIINTINVFWKKVYRSIWHTNRVGADFALSSLSYKVDGNTNILLKSLNKNLSCVYGQIIYSNINEYPVFNFPFHRAIKKINVYSSMFLFPHNYMNTFSEQLNLSYALSYENQSEDNFVDRELVNELKSVSDKVRLSILIDTRDNPMTTSQMTARYSLTIGNISKHIKILRNANLLHRKRIKHEVFYFSDKEKLSNIISRLIDVTNYSGLMKK
- a CDS encoding RidA family protein — protein: MSGIIKNSRNTGNAPESSASTQTVAFSHYNNISAQLPLNPKTGSMVEGGVKVQAAQCLENIKAIVESIGHAMTDVVRINVYMKNIMDIDSIDEEYIGFFPGYLPTRTALAVAALPMEGALVQMDAVITNGEGSGTQEPCDLIKLVRNTEGAPVSALSTHSVAFSHYNHISAQLPVNPKTGNIVVGGAKEQATQCLKNIKAIMEGVDVPFDDIVKINIHVQNLDDVEAVNEAYTTFFPSSSIARTVGYMPARSVVAASGLPMDALVQIDATVSHGDGTPPQAVEDRHGIGIKANNTDAAPKSPLSTQSVAFSHYNNVSAQLPVDVATGALVAGGAKEQAEQCLKSIKAIVESISHEMDDIVKINIQLKDVADLNAVDEIYSTFFKGDMPARTVIGVADIPMSASVQIDAILSNGEGTPPKL
- the arcC gene encoding carbamate kinase — protein: MHKPILVVAVGGNALLQRGEIMSCDNQKKSISATSEALAKLHEKYRLVVVHGNGPQVGLLALQNLAYQDCPSYPFDVLGAETQGMIGYLIQQSLKNKLPGKHVTTVLTQIAVDENDPAIVDPSKFIGPIYDRDTAVSLAEENNWVIKPDGNKWRRVVPSPAPKAIVESDAIKCLLEQDHIVICGGGGGAPVIDNKGTLSGFEAVIDKDMTAALIANEVGASDLLILTDGTHACVDWGLPTERKLEAVTIDEIGIYEFAAGSMGPKVAACCNFAETGGTGHIGDLYLALDVMNRSTGTHISK
- a CDS encoding arginine deiminase translates to MEKYIQVHSEIGELKRVLLHRPGEELNRLHPDYLQDMLFEDTPYLPVAQKEHDFFANALRENGVEVVYMRDLFSEAMLIPQAKEEFINEFISLSHIKSEIIKLAVKKLYIEKKQEEFIDVVLQGIRKDELSFDKPTLANYLMSDYPYVVDPLSAVYYMRDNSISVGDGTIISRMSKRFREREPLLLKYIHKYVPRFVNSDIKYWYDDDAEYGIEGGDVAVLSEKVVAIGCSERTTFGAIENLSEKLLRNGFERVVVFDMVEKKRSTMHLDDIMTMVDHDKFIINAMMDDREKINVYCVELFDEQLSIELMSGELKTIFEQVLEVEHVTLISCGNGDLVDGIREMWNLGANVLTLAPGKVIAFSRNDITNKQLEDIGIEVIKVPDAELVKGRGGPRCMSMPLLRVKAL
- the argF gene encoding ornithine carbamoyltransferase, with protein sequence MAINLKGRSFLTLMDFSPLEIRYLLDLSHDLKSKCRAGINDKLLDGKEIVLLFEKTSTRTRCAFEVGAGQEGAHVTFLDSNSSQMGKKESLEDTAKVLGRYYDGIEYRGYEQSVVEKLAKYAGVPVWNGLTDVDHPTQILADLMTIEEHVHKPLNKVKIAFVGDTRNNMCYAWMYGAAKMGMHFVALGPEELYPDETILKEVNAVAKETGAQIELVSDEKVLNDVDVIYTDVWAGMGEEDKLRERVTLLKPYQVTQELVSNIGTEDCIFMHCLPAYHDFETTFAKKALDEQDIDCREVTDEVFRAKYSVVFDEAENRMHTIKSIMVATI